In Mustela erminea isolate mMusErm1 chromosome 8, mMusErm1.Pri, whole genome shotgun sequence, a genomic segment contains:
- the GCA gene encoding grancalcin isoform X1, protein MAYPGYGGAFGNFSGQMPGMQMQMGQPVPGTGPNLLPGGYPAYSDSYSSAGDPMWTYFTAVAGQDGEVDAEELQKCLTQSGINGAYSPFSLETCRIMIAMLDRDYTGKMGFNEFKELWAALNAWKQNFIIIDQDQSGTVEHHELNQAIAAMGYRLSPQTLTTIVRRYSKNGRIFFDDYVACCVKLRALTDFFRRRDHLQQGVVNFIYDDFLQGTMAI, encoded by the exons ATGGCCTACCCGGGATACGGAGGAGCG TTTGGAAATTTCAGTGGTCAGATGCCAGGAATGCAGATGCAGATGGGACAGCCAGTTCCAGGAACTGGGCCAAACCTGCTCCCTGGTGGATACCCAGCATATTCTGACAGTTATTCCTCAGCGGGAGACCCCATGTGGACATACTTCACTGCTGTTGCTGGACAG GATGGTGAAGTGGATGCTGAGGAACTTCAGAAATGTTTGACACAGTCTGGAATTAATGGAGCTTATTCTC cCTTCAGCTTGGAAACCTGCAGAATTATGATCGCCATGTTGGAT AGAGATTACACAGGAAAAATGGGATTTAATGAATTCAAGGAACTCTGGGCAGCTCTTAATGCTTGGAAGCAAAACTTCATAATTATTGATCAAGACCAGAGTGGCACAGTGGAACATCATGAATTGAATCAAGCCATTGCTGCTATGG GTTATAGGTTGAGTCCTCAAACACTAACTACTATTGTCAGACGGTACAGTAAGAATGGCCGAATCTTCTTTGATGATTATGTTGCTTGCTGTGTGAAGCTTCGAGCATTGACAG ATTTCTTTAGGAGAAGAGACCACTTACAACAAGGAGTTGTGAATTTCATATATGATGAT TTTTTGCAGGGTACTATGGCAATTTGA
- the GCA gene encoding grancalcin isoform X2 — translation MPGMQMQMGQPVPGTGPNLLPGGYPAYSDSYSSAGDPMWTYFTAVAGQDGEVDAEELQKCLTQSGINGAYSPFSLETCRIMIAMLDRDYTGKMGFNEFKELWAALNAWKQNFIIIDQDQSGTVEHHELNQAIAAMGYRLSPQTLTTIVRRYSKNGRIFFDDYVACCVKLRALTDFFRRRDHLQQGVVNFIYDDFLQGTMAI, via the exons ATGCCAGGAATGCAGATGCAGATGGGACAGCCAGTTCCAGGAACTGGGCCAAACCTGCTCCCTGGTGGATACCCAGCATATTCTGACAGTTATTCCTCAGCGGGAGACCCCATGTGGACATACTTCACTGCTGTTGCTGGACAG GATGGTGAAGTGGATGCTGAGGAACTTCAGAAATGTTTGACACAGTCTGGAATTAATGGAGCTTATTCTC cCTTCAGCTTGGAAACCTGCAGAATTATGATCGCCATGTTGGAT AGAGATTACACAGGAAAAATGGGATTTAATGAATTCAAGGAACTCTGGGCAGCTCTTAATGCTTGGAAGCAAAACTTCATAATTATTGATCAAGACCAGAGTGGCACAGTGGAACATCATGAATTGAATCAAGCCATTGCTGCTATGG GTTATAGGTTGAGTCCTCAAACACTAACTACTATTGTCAGACGGTACAGTAAGAATGGCCGAATCTTCTTTGATGATTATGTTGCTTGCTGTGTGAAGCTTCGAGCATTGACAG ATTTCTTTAGGAGAAGAGACCACTTACAACAAGGAGTTGTGAATTTCATATATGATGAT TTTTTGCAGGGTACTATGGCAATTTGA